A window from Flavobacterium sp. 83 encodes these proteins:
- a CDS encoding histidine kinase, translating into MGNQRIHTYTEFKKGTIISLKIALIFTFVFSLIQGRFDFETVITTFWVSSLYSFGIGFGNGVINSLLDKKWDWLEHTNLRVYFGIIATVLYTVPVVLGIDYITFVIFQKMNPSEFFNDRMIWVHLFYIILSLGVSTFMHARSFMANWKQASRKEVTQQKIIAGTASAKFESLKNQIDPHFLFNSLNVLSSLIEENPDNAQRFTTSLSKIYRYVLEQKDKELVSVEEELAFAKTYMNLLKMRFENSLFYELPISIINPEAKVVPLSLQLLLENTVKHNAVSEQKPLHIRITIEGDYLAVQNDFQKKEVLQDRQGVGLQNIINRYGIITNRKVLIEQNEKTFTVKIPILTKQISVMESSANFSENTAYYRAKKRVEELKGFYGNLISYCCVIPLLIFINLTYSPQFQWFWFSAAGWGFGLVMHALKVFGYSSRWEERKIKEILQRQDEKKSWK; encoded by the coding sequence ATGGGAAATCAAAGAATACATACCTACACAGAATTTAAAAAGGGAACAATTATCTCCCTTAAAATTGCATTGATTTTCACTTTTGTATTTTCTTTAATTCAGGGGCGTTTTGATTTTGAAACGGTTATCACTACTTTTTGGGTAAGTTCGTTGTATTCTTTTGGAATAGGCTTTGGAAATGGAGTAATAAATTCTTTATTGGATAAAAAATGGGATTGGCTGGAGCATACTAATTTGAGAGTGTATTTCGGAATAATTGCTACGGTTTTGTATACGGTTCCGGTTGTTTTAGGGATTGATTATATCACTTTTGTGATTTTTCAAAAAATGAATCCAAGTGAGTTTTTTAATGACAGAATGATATGGGTTCATTTATTTTACATCATACTTTCATTGGGGGTTTCGACTTTCATGCATGCACGGAGTTTCATGGCCAATTGGAAACAGGCATCAAGAAAAGAAGTAACACAACAAAAAATAATTGCAGGAACAGCTTCGGCAAAATTTGAAAGTTTAAAAAACCAGATTGACCCACATTTTCTTTTCAATAGTTTGAATGTTTTAAGCTCTTTAATTGAAGAAAATCCTGATAATGCACAACGATTTACGACTTCATTGTCGAAAATTTATCGGTATGTATTGGAACAAAAAGATAAGGAGCTGGTTTCAGTTGAAGAAGAGTTGGCTTTTGCCAAAACCTATATGAACCTGCTTAAAATGCGCTTTGAAAATAGCTTGTTTTATGAATTGCCAATTTCGATTATAAATCCAGAAGCCAAAGTTGTGCCGCTTTCTTTGCAGCTTTTATTGGAGAATACGGTAAAACACAATGCGGTTAGTGAACAAAAACCGTTACACATTCGCATAACAATAGAAGGGGACTATCTTGCTGTGCAAAACGATTTTCAAAAGAAAGAAGTGTTGCAGGATCGCCAGGGTGTAGGATTGCAAAATATCATCAATCGTTATGGGATTATTACCAATAGAAAAGTATTGATTGAGCAAAATGAAAAAACCTTTACCGTTAAAATACCCATTTTAACGAAGCAAATTTCAGTTATGGAAAGTAGTGCCAATTTTAGTGAAAATACAGCCTATTACAGAGCTAAAAAACGTGTTGAAGAACTCAAAGGATTTTATGGGAACTTGATTTCTTATTGTTGTGTCATCCCACTTTTGATATTTATTAACCTAACATATTCGCCTCAATTTCAATGGTTCTGGTTTTCGGCTGCAGGTTGGGGCTTTGGATTGGTTATGCACGCTCTAAAGGTTTTTGGATATAGTTCTCGTTGGGAAGAAAGGAAAATTAAAGAGATTTTGCAAAGGCAAGACGAAAAAAAATCTTGGAAATAG